One region of Quercus lobata isolate SW786 chromosome 2, ValleyOak3.0 Primary Assembly, whole genome shotgun sequence genomic DNA includes:
- the LOC115974097 gene encoding TMV resistance protein N-like, translated as MAFFTNQAASSSSSSFTRHQYDVFLSFRGEDTRVGFTSHLYQALCQEGLNTFIDNDLHRGEEIPAELLKVIEDSTILIIVFSKNYAFSSWCLDELVKIIECLKNDQVVLPIFYKVDPSEVRQQKGKFGEALTKHEIKFRDIKKVQRWKNALKEAGSLSGFHYKEDGCTEYKFIQGILEFIRRTITKQMPLFSAKYLVGIDSHVEAIKLFLDIKSNDVRMVVIYGSAGVGKTTIAKAVYKNIFKHFEQSSFLENVSKKSQTNGVIQLQETLLFQILGDSNLKIHNVSKGITMIKEVLLHRKILLILDDIDKLDQIEKLLGKCDWFASGTRIIITTRDKYLLDSLVNVDLSYKVKELDDYRALELFSWHAFLRDTPKEDYLELSEQVIVYAKGHPLALTIMGASFCGRTKQEWENALDKYKRIPKLEIQEILKLSYEALDTNEREIFLQVACSLNGMKKVTVEDILKTEGLDIVDGIKKLTDKCLITVDQFGTLWMHDLLQQMGQEIVQQESPQMLKDCSRVLIEDTLLLRYCIYLSSDHGARSGRSLSTLEMYESDIKRDKDASWVSAHYDKKGNRPLFLDRSEERKMANLSLESLPLAFRFSPTDEELINHYLRLKNQGHDSGVQVIAEVDFYKFDPWELPDLSAKKLGNEQWFFFCELQIASRLNRITKSGYWKVTGKDRHIKSSKSGPSNSSLIGSKKTLVYHQGRAPGVRTSWVLHEYRAIDTHQLEESSSGLRASVRIMCSQKQYWVNCNVLMDIIAICRSSDIFLI; from the exons ATGGCATTTTTTACCAATCAAGCAGCgtcatcttcctcttcctctttcacCCGTCACCAGTACGATGTCTTCTTGAGTTTTAGAGGCGAAGATACCCGCGTTGGTTTTACAAGTCACTTGTATCAAGCCTTGTGTCAAGAAGGTCTTAACACTTTTATTGATAATGACCTCCATAGGGGAGAAGAAATTCCTGCAGAACTTCTTAAAGTCATTGAGGACTCAACAATTTTGATAATcgtattttctaaaaactacGCATTTTCCAGCTGGTGCTTGGATGAACTTGTCAAGATTATTGAGTGCCTGAAGAATGATCAGGTGGTGTTACCAATTTTTTACAAAGTGGATCCATCAGAAGTACGACAACAAAAAGGAAAGTTCGGGGAAGCATTGActaaacatgaaataaaattcaGGGATATCAAAAAGGTGCAAAGATGGAAGAATGCTCTGAAAGAAGCAGGCAGTCTTTCTGGTTTCCATTACAAGGAGGACGG TTGCACCGAGTACAAATTTATTCAAGGAATTCTTGAATTTATCAGAAGAACTATAACAAAACAGATGCCATTATTTTCTGCTAAATACCTTGTTGGAATAGATTCTCATGTAGAGGCcataaaattgtttttagatATTAAGTCAAATGATGTTCGCATGGTAGTAATCTATGGCTCTGCTGGAGTAGGTAAAACAACAATTGCAAAGGCTGTttataaaaacattttcaagCATTTTGAACAAAGCAGCTTTCTTGAGAATGTTAGCAAAAAGTCACAGACAAATGGTGTGATCCAACTTCAAGAGACACTACTGTTTCAGATCTTAGGAGATAGCAACTTAAAGATTCACAATGTATCTAAAGGAATCACTATGATAAAGGAAGTTCTTCTCCATAGAAAGATTCTTTTAATTCTGGATGATATAGATAAATTGGATCAAATAGAAAAATTGCTTGGAAAATGTGATTGGTTTGCTTCTGGAACTAGAATCATTATAACAACAAGAGACAAATACTTGTTAGATTCTCTTGTCAATGTTGATTTAAGCTATAAGGTTAAGGAACTAGATGACTACAGAGCTCTTGAACTCTTTAGTTGGCATGCCTTCCTAAGAGACACACCCAAGGAAGATTATTTGGAACTTTCAGAACAAGTTATAGTTTATGCTAAAGGCCATCCATTAGCTCTAACAATAATGGGTGCTAGTTTTTGTGGAAGAACTAAACAAGAATGGGAAAATGCCTTGGATAAGTATAAAAGGATTCCTAAACTAGAAATTCAAGAAATATTGAAATTAAGTTATGAAGCATTGGATACAAATGAACGGGAGATTTTCCTCCAGGTCGCATGTTCCTTGAATGGAATGAAGAAGGTTACTGTTGAAGATATACTCAAAACTGAAGGTTTAGATATTGTTGATGGAATTAAAAAACTTACTGATAAATGTCTCATTACTGTTGATCAATTTGGCACGTTGTGGATGCATGACCTTTTACAACAAATGGGTCAAGAAATTGTTCAACAAGAATCACCACAAATGCTCAAGGATTGTAGTAGGGTATTAATAGAAGATACA CTCCTCCTTAGATACTGCATCTACTTATCAAGTGACCATGGTGCGCGGTCTGGACGTTCTCTATCTACTCTCGAAATGTACGAAAGTGACATTAAG AGAGACAAGGATGCCTCTTGGGTCAGTGCGCACTATGATAAAAAGGGAAACAGACCTTTGTTTCTTGATCGAAGTGAAGAGAGAAAGATGGCGAATTTGTCGCTGGAATCATTGCCTTTGGCGTTCAGATTTAGCCCAACGGACGAAGAACTCATAAACCACTACTTGAGGCTGAAGAACCAGGGTCATGATTCCGGGGTCCAGGTCATTGCCGAAGTCGACTTTTATAAATTTGATCCCTGGGAATTGCCTg ATTTGTCAGCTAAAAAGTTGGGCAATGAGCAGTGGTTCTTCTTCTGCGAGCTCCAGATTGCCTCTCGTTTGAATAGGATAACTAAATCAGGCTACTGGAAAGTCACCGGTAAGGATCGCCACATCAAGTCCAGCAAGTCGGGGCCCAGTAACTCCAGCTTGATTGGTAGTAAGAAGACCTTAGTTTACCACCAAGGTCGTGCTCCCGGCGTGCGCACCAGTTGGGTTTTGCACGAGTATCGTGCCATCGATACTCACCAG CTTGAGGAGTCAAGTAGTGGGTTACGAGcgagtgttagaattatgtgctCTCAAAAACAATACt GGGTCAATTGCAATGTGTTGATGGACATTATTGCAATATGTAGAAGTTCagatattttcttgatatga